Within the Thermostichus lividus PCC 6715 genome, the region GGAGAAGAGTCTCAACTGGCGGTGCGGGGGCTATTCTATGCCATTGGCCACACCCCCAATACCCAATTATTTAAGGAGTTTCTGGAACTGGATAGTGTTGGCTATATCCTGACCCACCATGGCACCCAGACCAATGTTGCTGGGGTATTTGCCGCTGGGGATGTTCAGGATCATGAGTATCGTCAGGCGATTACGGCGGCGGGAACGGGGTGTATGGCGGCGCTGGAGGCCGAGCGGTGGCTTTCGGCACAGGGGTTGATTCAGGAGTTTCACCAGACGGTTGAGGAGGCCACGGTAACCGCACCCCCCACGCCATCCGCCTCAGCCACCGTAGAGTTTGATCCGACGGCCACAAAGCACCGCGGCAGCTATGCCCTGCGCAAGCTCTTCCACGAGAGCGATCGCCTGCTGCTGGTGAAGTACGTCTCCCCCACCTGTGGCCCGTGCCATACCCTCAAACCCATTCTGGATCGTTTGGTGGATGAATTTGAGGGAAATGTCCAACTCGTTGAAATTGACATCACTGAGGACAGCGCCATTGCCGAGCAAGCGGGGGTCACCAGCACCCCCACCATTCAGCTGTTCAAAAATAAGGAACTGCTGGAGGTGATCGTTGGCATGAAGCCCAAAAGCCAATACCGCGAGACGCTGCAACGGTATCTGAGTGCCTGATGAGCAGCCTTGAGATACTGCTGATTGCCCTAGCGGGGATAGGGGCAGGGTTCATCAATGCCATTGCCGGTGGGGGCACCCTCATTAGCTTTCCGATCCTGATGGCGGCGGGGGTGCCGCCGATGGCAGCCAACATCACCAGCACGGTGGCATTGGTGCCGGGCTACTTGGGGGCAACGCTTGCCCAGCGGCAGGATCTGCAAGGTCAAGGGGCACGGCTGGGGTTCCTGGTTCCCGCTAGTGTGCTGGGGGGGATCAGTGGGGGTGTTTTACTCCTGAGCACCAGTGAGCGGCTGTTTGGTTTTTTGGTTCCCTACCTCATTCTGTTGGCGGCACTCCTGTTGGCACTGCAAGACCCAGTGCGGCGCTGGCTCTTGCAACGGAGACCGCACGGGGGCGGCGGCAGGCTGGCGTGGGCGATCGCCCCGGTATTTCTGGCAGCGCTCTACGGCGGCTACTTTGGCGCAGGGCTGAGTGTGATTCTCCTAGCCACGCTGGGGATGGTACTGGAGGATACCTTGACCCGGCTCAATGGCCTCAAACAACTCCTCGCCTTTGCGGTCAATGGGGCAGCCGCTGCATTTTTCCTCTTCTCGGGACAGGTGCTGTGGCCAGTGGTGCTAGGGATGGCGATCGCCGCTGTCACTGGGGGGCTACTGGGCGGTAAGGTAGCTCGCTTTGTTGAGCCTAGGGTGCTGCGCCTGATCGTGATTGCCGTAAGCGTCATCGTCGCTATCCTCTACCTTGTGGCCTAGGGAGACCTCCCGCCCTTAAGACTGACGCCGCTGGAGATCCCGCTCAAGAGCCTGCTGTAAACTACGGGTTTGATC harbors:
- a CDS encoding sulfite exporter TauE/SafE family protein, coding for MMSSLEILLIALAGIGAGFINAIAGGGTLISFPILMAAGVPPMAANITSTVALVPGYLGATLAQRQDLQGQGARLGFLVPASVLGGISGGVLLLSTSERLFGFLVPYLILLAALLLALQDPVRRWLLQRRPHGGGGRLAWAIAPVFLAALYGGYFGAGLSVILLATLGMVLEDTLTRLNGLKQLLAFAVNGAAAAFFLFSGQVLWPVVLGMAIAAVTGGLLGGKVARFVEPRVLRLIVIAVSVIVAILYLVA